The following proteins are co-located in the Amyelois transitella isolate CPQ chromosome W, ilAmyTran1.1, whole genome shotgun sequence genome:
- the LOC106140644 gene encoding uncharacterized protein LOC106140644, with amino-acid sequence MDNAKYHSRQVNKPPTSQDNKATIVEWLNNNNVPADMTILKEKLLILLREHKPPTPTYYLDEMAKAHGHRVLRLPPYHCQYNAIELIWAQVKGFAAKNNRSPPFTANKMLTLLQTACHHVTGENWAKVVEKTKNTIVEDWEWYVRIDRWKDQLIINVDESDTSSDSDSDFSDS; translated from the exons atggacaACGCGAAGTACCATTCTCGACAAGTAAATAAACCACCAACGTCACAAGACAACAAAGCCACTATAGTGGAATGGCTAAATAACAATAACGTGCCCGCCGACATGACAattctaaaagaaaaactgtTGATTCTTCTTAGAGAGCATAAACCACCGACACCCACATATTATTTGGACGAGATGGCCAAGGCGCATGGGCACCGTGTATTAAGATTGCCTCCGTACCATTGCCAATACAATGCAATTGAACTAATTTGGGCACAAGTTAAAG gaTTTGCTGCAAAAAACAACAGGTCTCCTCCATTTACGGCGAACAAAATGTTAACATTATTGCAAACTGCCTGCCATCACGTCACCGGTGAAAATTGGGCGAAAGTAGTTGAAAAGACCAAAAATACAATAGTAGAGGACTGGGAGTGGTACGTCAGAATAGATCGGTGGAAAGACCAACTCATAATAAATGTCGACGAAAGCGACACTTCAAGCGACTCTGACAGTGATTTCTCAgatagttaa